A stretch of the Capsicum annuum cultivar UCD-10X-F1 chromosome 8, UCD10Xv1.1, whole genome shotgun sequence genome encodes the following:
- the LOC107839277 gene encoding mitochondrial carrier protein MTM1, whose product MVGSSSTKQGLLSWIVAATATRSTVDFDKNVAVSDGDSHSHANINFSDENLGFGERAISAAGAAVLSAILVNPLDVAKTRLQAQAAGVPYDTLCSLGHLHSNSVLTGVKYNSAGTRAVLGAEPTCSPECFRYKGTLDVFCKVIRQEGFTRLWRGTNASLTLAIPSVGIYLPLYDIFRNSMEDYTLRNIPIATPYVPLVAGSLARSIACVTCYPIELARTRMQAFKDTKNGMKPPGVWKTLVGVVSPVNGANSFQNSMQVYRLLWTGLGAQLARDVPFSAICWSTLEPVRRKLLGMVGDEASATTVLGANFSAGFVAGSLAAFATCPLDVARTRRQIENDPERALRMTTRQTLVEIWRDGRFKGMFTGVGPRVARAGPSVGIVVSFYEVVKYGLRHRHMHRQSEGADL is encoded by the exons atGGTGGGATCATCATCAACAAAGCAGGGGCTGCTTTCATGGATAGTGGCAGCTACTGCAACAAGAAGCACCGTTGATTTCGACAAAAACGTCGCCGTTTCTGATGGGGACTCGCATTCACATGCCAACATCAACTTTAGCGATGAGAATTTGGGTTTTGGAGAGAGGGCTATTTCCGCCGCCGGCGCTGCTGTTCTCTCCGCCATCCTCGTTAACCCTCTTGATGTTGCCAAG ACAAGGTTGCAAGCTCAGGCTGCTGGTGTCCCTTATGACACCCTCTGTAGTTTGGGACATCTTCATTCAAATTCA GTGCTGACGGGTGTGAAGTACAACTCAGCAGGCACTCGTGCTGTTCTTGGTGCTGAACCAACATGTTCCCCAGAGTGTTTTCGATATAAAGGAACGCTTGATGTCTTCTGTAAAGTAATACGTCAG GAAGGATTTACCAGATTGTGGAGAGGCACTAATGCAAGTCTAACATTGGCAATCCCTTCT GTGGGTATATATTTGCCTCTTTATGACATTTTCCGCAACTCTATGGAAGATTATACATTACGCAATATACCAATTGCTACTCCATATGTCCCCTTGGTAGCAGGATCCTTAGCACGTTCCATTGCTTGCGTCACGTGCTATCCAATTGAGCTTGCAAGAACACGTATGCAG GCCTTCAAAGACACCAAAAATGGCATGAAGCCTCCAGGAGTGTGGAAGACGTTAGTTGGGGTCGTTTCTCCAGTCAATGGTGCAAACAGCTTTCAAAATT CAATGCAGGTCTACCGCCTCCTCTGGACTGGTCTGGGGGCACAACTAGCTCGTGATGTTCCTTTCTCTGCAATTTGCTGGTCTACTCTTGAGCCA GTTAGGAGGAAGCTACTAGGCATGGTGGGAGATGAAGCAAGCGCGACAACTGTCCTTGGTGCAAACTTCTCTGCTGGATTTGTTGCAGGAAGTCTCGCAGCTTTTGCAACATGTCCTTTAGATGTTGCAAGAACTAGGAGACAAATAGAG AATGATCCTGAACGAGCACTGAGAATGACCACAAGACAAACATTGGTTGAGATATGGAG GGATGGGAGATTTAAGGGAATGTTCACTGGAGTTGGCCCCCGAGTTGCCCGAGCAGGACCTTCAGTTGGGATTGTCGTTTCCTTCTATGAGGTGGTAAAATATGGTTTGCGCCATAGGCATATGCATCGACAGAGCGAAGGTGCTGATCTATAG
- the LOC107839278 gene encoding arabinogalactan protein 20, producing MAAVVSMLLAIFSMAFFTVQAQDFAPAPAPTSDGISIDQGIAYVLMLVALVLTYLIHPMDASSYKLF from the exons ATGGCTGCGGTAGTTTCAATGCTGTTGGCCATCTTTTCCATGGCTTTTTTCACTGTTCAAGCTCAAGACTTTGCCCCTGCCCCTGCCCCTACTAGTGACG GAATATCGATAGATCAAGGGATTGCTTATGTGTTAATGCTGGTGGCTTTAGTTCTAACATATCTCATCCACCCTATGGATGCTTCTTCCTACAAATTGTTctaa